A window of the Dongshaea marina genome harbors these coding sequences:
- a CDS encoding DEAD/DEAH box helicase — MYQLRPYQQQAVDAAVAHFKKSRKPAVVVLPTGAGKSLVIAELGRKARGRVLVLAHVKELVEQNHQKFESYRLKAGIFSAGLARKESEHKITFGSIQSVACNLDAFNEPISLLIIDECHRISLNEESSYPLVINHFKKLNPQLCVLGLTATPFRLGMGWIYNYHYHGMVRTLAPRPFYRCIYELPLRYMLQHGYLTPPMLDDTPLIHYQFSELSCAEGFFKEKELNQCLQTQKRITPLIMEQLLEKASDRRAVMIFAATVKHAREILGFLPANQSALILGETAEHERDQLIQRFKQQQLKFLVNVAVLTTGFDAPHVDLIAILRPTESISLYHQIIGRGLRLSEGKKDCLIVDYAGNRYDLHQPEVGELRPPGNTEPVQVLCPACGFANTFWGRLTEDGTIIEHFGRKCQGFLDDDEGEIELCDYRFRFKECRECGAENDIAARQCHQCQATLVDADKQLKEALKSQDTLVIRCCGMSFSAEQEKLTIHYHDEDGAELSESFRLDSPQDRREFQQGFLRFHWRSPGNEPEFHSCSQIMALQSMFRAPDFVIARMQKKRRIICDKLFDYQGRYRRAYELS; from the coding sequence ATGTATCAGCTCAGGCCCTACCAGCAACAAGCGGTCGATGCCGCCGTCGCTCACTTCAAAAAAAGCCGTAAACCCGCGGTTGTCGTGCTGCCTACCGGGGCCGGTAAGAGCCTGGTAATCGCCGAGCTTGGCAGAAAAGCCCGGGGACGGGTGCTGGTGCTGGCTCATGTCAAAGAGCTGGTCGAGCAAAATCATCAAAAATTTGAAAGCTACCGGCTTAAGGCCGGGATCTTCTCGGCGGGCCTGGCCCGCAAGGAGAGTGAGCACAAGATAACCTTCGGCAGCATCCAGTCGGTAGCCTGTAATCTTGATGCCTTCAATGAGCCCATCTCCCTGCTGATCATCGATGAGTGCCACCGCATCTCTCTGAATGAAGAAAGCAGCTACCCCTTGGTGATCAATCACTTCAAAAAACTCAATCCACAGCTATGTGTTCTCGGACTGACCGCAACTCCTTTTCGCCTGGGGATGGGCTGGATCTATAACTACCACTATCACGGCATGGTGCGCACTCTCGCCCCACGCCCCTTCTACCGATGTATCTACGAGCTGCCGCTGCGTTATATGCTTCAGCATGGTTACCTGACCCCTCCCATGCTGGATGATACACCGCTTATTCACTACCAGTTTTCGGAGTTAAGTTGCGCCGAGGGCTTTTTTAAAGAAAAAGAGCTCAACCAATGCCTGCAAACCCAGAAACGAATCACACCGCTGATCATGGAGCAGCTCCTGGAGAAAGCCAGCGATCGCCGGGCTGTGATGATCTTTGCCGCCACGGTCAAACATGCCCGGGAGATCCTCGGTTTTTTGCCTGCCAACCAGTCGGCGCTGATCCTGGGAGAGACAGCAGAACATGAACGCGATCAGCTGATCCAGCGCTTTAAGCAGCAGCAACTGAAATTTCTGGTCAATGTTGCGGTACTGACCACAGGCTTTGATGCACCTCACGTGGATCTGATCGCCATCCTGCGCCCCACCGAGTCGATCAGCCTCTACCATCAGATCATCGGCCGGGGACTAAGGCTCAGTGAGGGGAAAAAAGATTGTTTGATCGTAGATTATGCGGGTAATCGCTACGATCTTCACCAACCCGAGGTAGGCGAGCTGCGACCGCCGGGCAATACCGAACCTGTTCAGGTGCTATGTCCTGCCTGTGGATTTGCCAACACCTTCTGGGGACGATTAACCGAAGATGGCACCATTATTGAGCATTTTGGCCGCAAGTGTCAGGGATTTCTCGATGATGATGAGGGCGAAATAGAGCTATGTGATTATCGGTTTCGTTTTAAGGAGTGCCGGGAGTGCGGCGCCGAAAACGATATTGCAGCAAGACAGTGCCACCAGTGCCAGGCCACCCTGGTCGATGCGGACAAGCAGCTTAAAGAGGCGCTCAAGAGCCAGGATACTCTGGTGATCCGCTGCTGTGGCATGAGTTTTAGCGCGGAGCAGGAGAAGCTCACCATCCACTATCATGATGAGGATGGTGCTGAGCTGAGCGAATCCTTCCGCCTTGATAGCCCCCAGGACCGCAGAGAGTTTCAACAAGGCTTTTTACGCTTTCACTGGCGCTCTCCTGGAAATGAACCTGAATTCCATAGCTGTAGTCAGATCATGGCGCTGCAATCTATGTTCAGAGCTCCGGATTTTGTAATCGCCAGGATGCAGAAAAAACGACGAATTATCTGTGATAAATTATTTGATTATCAGGGCCGTTATCGACGCGCCTACGAGCTAAGCTAA